GCCGACGCCGGCGCAGAAGGCCGATTTCGACGGCCGCGTCACGTATCACACGATGGTCCACGAGCAGATGAGCCGGTTCTACACCGGCTTCCGCCGCGACGCCCATCCGATGGCGATCATGTGCGGCGTCGTCGGCGCCATGAGCGCCTTCTATCACGACTCGACCGACATCGCCGATCCGCAGCAGCGCATGATCGCGAGCCTGCGCCTGATCGCGAAGATGCCGACGATCGCCGCGATGGCCTTCAAGTATCACGTCGGCCAGCCGTTCGTTTATCCGCTGAACGCGCTCGACTACGCCTCGAACTTCCTGCGCATGTGCTTCGCCGTGCCGGCCGAGGAGTACAAGGTCAACCCGGTGCTGTCGCGCGCCATGGACCGCATCTTCATCCTGCACGCAGACCACGAGCAGAACGCCTCGACCTCGACGGTCCGCCTCGCCGGTTCGTCGGGCGCCAATCCCTTCGCCTGCATCGCCGCCGGCATCGCCTGCCTGTGGGGCCCCGCGCACGGCGGCGCCAACGAGGCGGCGCTCAACATGCTGCAGCAGATCGGCACCGTCGATCGCATCCCGGAATACATCGCGCGCGCCAAGGACAAGAACGATCCGTTCCGCCTGATGGGCTTCGGCCACCGCGTCTACAAGAACTACGATCCGCGCGCCAAGATCATGCAGCGCACCTGCCACGAGGTGCTGCAGGAGCTCGGCATTCAGGACGACCCGCTGCTCGAGGTCGCGCTGGAGCTGGAGCGCATCGCGCTGACCGACTCGTATTTCATCGAGAAGAAGCTCTACCCGAACATCGATTTCTATTCGGGCATCACGCTGAAGGCGCTGGGCTTCCCGACCACGATGTTCACCGTGCTTTTCGCGGTCGCGCGCACTGTCGGCTGGATCGCGCAGTGGAAGGAGATGGTCGAGGACCCGTCGCAGAAGATCGGCCGTCCGCGCCAGCTCTACACCGGCGCGACGCGCCGCGACTACGAGCCGGTCTCCAAGCGCCGCTGAGCGGGCACCGGCTCCGCCGCCTTCATGGCGGCGAGCACGATGTCGGCGGCGCGCGACGACGGCGTGCCGCTGTCGAGCGTCATCAGGGCCTCGAGACGATCGAACGCCACCACCTGCGCACGGCGTTGCGGCGTGTCGCTGAGCAGCGGCTCCAGCGCCGCGGCGAGGATCGCCGGGTCGGTGTCGCCATCGAGGAATTCGGGGATCGCGTTGTCGCCGAGGATCAGGTTCGGCAGCACGATCGAGTCGGCCTGCAGGAACGACTTGAACGTCCGCAGGAAAATATCGACGCGGTAGCCGACGACCATCGGCACTCCCGACAGCGCCAGCTCCAGCGTCACCGTGCCCGACGCGGCCAAGGCCGCATGGGCGCGGCGGAAGGCGGCGTAGGTCGCGACCTCGCCCTCGACGATCGTCGGCGGCACCGGCCACGAGGCCGCGCGCTCGCGGATCTCGGCGGCGTGGCGCGGAACCGCCGGCAGAATCAATTCGACCGGACCCTGACGCTGGACGACGAGATTGATCGCGGCGCCGAAACGCTCCATCAGCCGGCCGATCTCGCTTTTGCGACTGCCCGGCAGCACGACCAGCACCGGCTTCCGCCCGGCGCCCAGCGGCGCGCGCTCGCCTTCCAGCGGCCGCAGGCGCGCCAGCCGCTCAACCAGCGGATGCCCGACGTAGGTCGTCGGCGGCCCGCCCAGGCGCCGGTGCACCTCCGGCTCGAACGGCAGGATCGCCAGAAGCTGGTCGACATAGCGCGCCATCTTGCGTGCCCGCCCGGGAAAATAGGCCCACACCGACGGCGAGACGTAGTCGACGATCGGGATGGCCGGATCGCGCGCGCCGACGATACGCCCGACGCGCAGATTGAAACCCGGGCAATCGACCAGCACCAGGACGTCGGGCTTCGCCGCCACAACCGCGGTCGCTGTCTCGCGGATGCGGCGAAGCAGCCGCGGGGCGTGGATCGCCGCCTCGGTGAAGCCGTGCAGCACGACCTCTTCCATCGGAAACATCGAATTGAGGCCGAGCGCGGCCATGCGCGAGCCACCGACACCCTGAAAGCGGACGCGCCCGCCAAGGCGGTCGTTCAGCTCGCGCATCAGGTTGGCGCCGAGAAGGTCGCCCGACTCCTCGCCGGCGAGAATGAATACGAGCGGCGCGGCGGCGCTCACGATCCGCCCGCCGTCAGGCGGTCGTCGGCGAAGATGAACGTGCCGGTGCGCTCGGCAATGGCGATGGTCTCCGCCCGCTCCGCGATCATGACGCGGCCGGCCTCGAGCGCGATGCCGGCGAGGCCGACGCGCGCCACCGCCTCGACCGTGCGCGGGCCGATCGCCGGCATGTCGACGCGCAGATCCTGCTGCGGCTTCGAGCGCTTGGCGAGCACGC
The sequence above is drawn from the Bauldia sp. genome and encodes:
- the gltA gene encoding citrate synthase — protein: MPDETAKLTIGKQSWDLKIRKGSVGPDVVDIGALYSETKHFTYDPGFTSTAACESAITYIDGDEGILLYRGYPIEQLAEHGDFLETCYLLLYGELPTPAQKADFDGRVTYHTMVHEQMSRFYTGFRRDAHPMAIMCGVVGAMSAFYHDSTDIADPQQRMIASLRLIAKMPTIAAMAFKYHVGQPFVYPLNALDYASNFLRMCFAVPAEEYKVNPVLSRAMDRIFILHADHEQNASTSTVRLAGSSGANPFACIAAGIACLWGPAHGGANEAALNMLQQIGTVDRIPEYIARAKDKNDPFRLMGFGHRVYKNYDPRAKIMQRTCHEVLQELGIQDDPLLEVALELERIALTDSYFIEKKLYPNIDFYSGITLKALGFPTTMFTVLFAVARTVGWIAQWKEMVEDPSQKIGRPRQLYTGATRRDYEPVSKRR
- the lpxB gene encoding lipid-A-disaccharide synthase, yielding MSAAAPLVFILAGEESGDLLGANLMRELNDRLGGRVRFQGVGGSRMAALGLNSMFPMEEVVLHGFTEAAIHAPRLLRRIRETATAVVAAKPDVLVLVDCPGFNLRVGRIVGARDPAIPIVDYVSPSVWAYFPGRARKMARYVDQLLAILPFEPEVHRRLGGPPTTYVGHPLVERLARLRPLEGERAPLGAGRKPVLVVLPGSRKSEIGRLMERFGAAINLVVQRQGPVELILPAVPRHAAEIRERAASWPVPPTIVEGEVATYAAFRRAHAALAASGTVTLELALSGVPMVVGYRVDIFLRTFKSFLQADSIVLPNLILGDNAIPEFLDGDTDPAILAAALEPLLSDTPQRRAQVVAFDRLEALMTLDSGTPSSRAADIVLAAMKAAEPVPAQRRLETGS